A window of Lysobacterales bacterium genomic DNA:
AGCTCTCCGTGCTCGACGTCCCAGTCGACGCCGTCGGGGCGGGCGCGGAAGACGAAGCGATCGGCGGGCGCTCGCACAGGCTCATGCGGCAGCGAAAACAGCGTGCCGCTGTCTTCGTCGACGATGTAGACGAAGCGGCCCGGATGATGAGCGTACAGCGGCTGCTCGGGCTGCAGGAAGGTCGTCGCTTCGAGCACGGGCGCCCGTGCGTACTTGCCGGGCTCGGGCTGCATGTGCAGCGCGCTGGCATAGCCGCGGCAGTTCAGCTGCAGCAGCAGGCTGCGGTTCCACAGAAAGGTGCTGGCCCGTGGCATCTGCCGTGGGCAGTGCAGCTCGACAGCATCCTCAAGGCAGCGGATCAGGGTGTTGGCGTGCATGCGGCTGTGCTTCAGTGGGGGGTGTCGGCGTCGCGTCGCTGCAGGTCCTGCTGGATCTGTTTGAGCTGCGCGCCGCTGAGCGGATAGGCGAAGGCGAGGCCTGCAGCGAGAAGCGCAAACACTCCGGGCACGAGGGTCTGCAGCAGCTGGATCCCGGCCTCGGATGCACCGCTCTGGGCCTTGTTCGCGGCGTAGCCAATGGCGGCCAGCACCCACAGCAGCACCGCTGCACCGAAGGAGCCGCCAAGCTTCTGCGAAAAGGTGGCAGCAGCAAAGGTCATCGCCGTGGCGCGGCGACCGTGCTTCCATTCGCCGTAGTCGGCGCTGTCCGCGTACATCGACCAGGTCAGCGGCGACTTGGGCCCGAGCGCCAAACTGATGAGGATGTTGAGCGCGAAGATCAGCGCGATATCCTCGGGCCCCACGAACCAGAACACTGTCGACAGCAGCGCTACGATCAGCATCAGCGCCGCCAGCAGTCGCGCCTTGTCGAACCGGCGGATCAGCAGAGGGGCCAGCGCGGCCCCGGCGGCGTAGGCCAGCATCTGCACCAGCAGATAGTTGGGCAGCAGGTCGGGGCGCTTCAGCCAGTAGGTGAAGTAGTAATAGGCCGAGCCTGCTCGCAGGGTGATCGTCAGCATGATCAGCATGGCGAGCCCAAACAGGATCAGCCACGGCGGGTTGTGCAGCAGATCGCGCAGATCAGTGGCAGGCGAGCTTGCTTGGCTGGGCGGCGGCGTAATGCGCTGGCGGGTGCTGGCAAAGGTCAGCGCAAACAGTACGCAGGCAATCACGCCGTACAGCGCCATCGTCAGCGGCCAGCCGCGCTGCGGATCGCCATCGCCCAGGTGTTCTACCAGCGGCAGGGTGAACTTGTTGACCAGCGCGCCGCCGCCGAACGCAAACAGAAAGCGCAGGCTGTTCAATGTGGTGCGCTCTTCGCTGCTCGCACTCATCACGCCGCTGAGCGCGGAGTAGGGCGTGCTGAGCACGGTGTAGGCCAGCATCAGCCCATTGAAGGTGAGGTAGGCCCAGATCAGTTTGCCGGTGTCGCCCAGATCCGGCGTGGTGAATGCGACGACGCCCATCACCGCGAGCGGCAGTGCGCCGACCAGCAGCCACGGACGGAACTGGCCGTAGCGACTGCGTGTGCGATCCGCTATCGCGCCCATCAAGGGGTCAGTGATCGCATCGAGCAGGCGGGTGACGAACATCAGCGTGCCCGCGGCGGCCGCGCCGAGCCCG
This region includes:
- a CDS encoding MFS transporter — its product is MDSSPASAQMPADRQATLRWRERLGYGAGDLGFNLYWTTIASFLAAFYTDVFGLGAAAAGTLMFVTRLLDAITDPLMGAIADRTRSRYGQFRPWLLVGALPLAVMGVVAFTTPDLGDTGKLIWAYLTFNGLMLAYTVLSTPYSALSGVMSASSEERTTLNSLRFLFAFGGGALVNKFTLPLVEHLGDGDPQRGWPLTMALYGVIACVLFALTFASTRQRITPPPSQASSPATDLRDLLHNPPWLILFGLAMLIMLTITLRAGSAYYYFTYWLKRPDLLPNYLLVQMLAYAAGAALAPLLIRRFDKARLLAALMLIVALLSTVFWFVGPEDIALIFALNILISLALGPKSPLTWSMYADSADYGEWKHGRRATAMTFAAATFSQKLGGSFGAAVLLWVLAAIGYAANKAQSGASEAGIQLLQTLVPGVFALLAAGLAFAYPLSGAQLKQIQQDLQRRDADTPH